TAGCTTTGATATTCTTTAGGAAAGGCCTCCTTCTTGTGTTCTTATTTTCACCTTCATATATTAGCAGCGGCATACGAAACGACCCTCCTTAGTCGAAAGTGCACGAAGCGTTCTTAAGTTCTTCCATCGCGCATTTGATGTTACGTTTTTTTCAGCAAACCAAGCGACCGTCATGATCAGCCGAGGAGGAAACACTCGGGAAATTGGCTTTGCTTATTTCTCAGAAGAGAAGTTCTCCCACTTGAACGTCGCTGCTCTTGTTAAACGTGTCGCCGAAATATTTTATCATGCGCGTTCTCTTGTTTGAATAACTTGGCGTGCTTCTCTTTCAACTTCGCTGCTTTTCCGGATAAGGCTGGAAAGTTTAAGTGTGAAATCCTGTCGTCGGACAAGTACCATAACTCTGAGGGCTTCCTTCCAAGCAAGGAttttcatcacttcagcattGTGGTAGGAAATTTATCTCTGAACTTTGGTTTAATATTTGGTGAGCCAGAATGCTGAATAAGACGGTAAAGCAGTAGCTTTCCTATACGCAATTGAACGTTCATGGCAAAACGACCTGGGAATTCTATTCTCGTTTCTGAAATTTCTGGAAAAGAGAATACCCTTTCTTGTCAGAAGGGTGTTATTTCTGCCCGGCCATGAATGAATTAACGATTGGAACTACGTTGAATAAAACATCCACAATTCGATACACCCGgcctctgtaacagacccagttGCATTTGCATTCCCACCAggttttctggaaaaaaaaaacaacaaaaaaaaaaaaacaaagaaacaaaataacaacaacaacaaaaaaacaaacaaaaaagagaaaagcaaaaaaaaaaaacaaacaaacaaaagaaaacctcaCCGTGTCGGCCAATCTTCCACCAGGTTTCCCCTCTCTGTTAGGTCGCTGGTTTGCCTTTTATGATATTTGCTGGGTATGCAAAAGTCGCACCAGAGAAGGCACAAACTGGCCgggtaaatttaaaattttcatcaGGCTCGCGGGAGTAGATAAATATTTACTgggtaaaggaaaaaaaaatcactgggTCGGGCTTCACTGGGGCTGTTAGAGACTGATAGGTTTTTCGATGGAGACATAATTTGTAGCCAAGAAAAGGCAAATTGATCAcaaaagtttcattttatttgaatAAGAACATGGCACTCTGATAACTTAAGCAAGATAACTCTGTATTATTTTATTCGTTTTACTGAAATGAAACTAAAGAGCCGTTAGGAATAAATTAAATGCAAACAACTCAACGATTCAGTATCAAAAGATGGTCGGAGGCGCAGTAAAATTATAACGAAGCTGGCTTTTTTAACCTTTAAAACTCGAAACAAGAGCATCGTTATCGTTGTGCATGGGTAATTTGTACACTATGGTGTAATGGACTGGTGCAAACGTTCTTGGCGCAAATTGTGCTGTGTCACAAAGTAGTAGTATATGGTTTGAGCCGTGCAACAAATAAAGATAACAGATATTGTTAAGCGACACTTGTCTCCTTTGTGAAAAGAAACCCCTTGCGTGCATCCATATAGAAGAAGTCGATAAAAAAGTACGATGATGAAAATTTTAATCTTAAAGTAACATTCGTCAAAGGAAGCAagtatttatttacttgttaTATTACAATTTTGTATTACTTTACTTTCATTTTGCAGTCGCCATGTAGCAATTTGCCTTGTAAGGACAACGGGAAGTGCGTCACAATTTACGAGACAAACAGGTATGTTTGTGTCTGCAAGAAACAGTTCTCAGGAAAACACTGCGAAATAGGTAAGGACATTGAAAAGACGACTaagcagtagcagtagtaatattagggagtttaaacaAATCACTACGGCTGGTGCTTCTACGGCTGCCGTGACTAAAAAGGTCTTGGGAGAGTACGTCTCGGTAGTCTGCTAAATTTTAAGTTTAGCAAATCAAAACTTGGAAGAAACATGGGCTAAGGAGTTTCAAATCTCTTTTAATTAGTTTCTCAGAGCAAATTTGTGACGCTCTTCGTGATTAGTTAAACTCTCTCATATGGATGAATATTTATGAATTATGAATAGGTTTATATTAGGTTAATAGTGATGCCCACTCTGTAGATGGGGGTGGGCATGCTCAATTTTATTCAGAGGAAAACTTTTCTCTGCAAATTGGGAAATCTTTTGCTAGTAATTGCAGGGATGGATTTGTTGTCAGTAGTAATCGTTTTCGAATTATTCCAATAAATACCCAATTGACCACTTTATGGATTAAAGTGTTACCAAATAAGTCGATAcgggtcaaattttcaccgtCGGTGTAGACTGAACTAAGTTGACGTTTGGAGGCCGTCGTCTGAGCGaactgacgaagggctgacacTCGAGAACGCTAGCTCTTGTTATCTCCCCACAGTAGGAATATGACCGTcctcaataggccatttccgagttcacctgaGCCTCTGTTTCAAAGGAGGCTAAGTGCAATGTCTTTgctatgaaaatcagttttcattattATTGAAATTGGAGCTAGCTATCATAACAAAGATTTGGCACTTAGACTCGTTTTGAAAGAGATACCAAGGGAATCTCGGAAATGACCTAtttgtttgataacaaattttagtGCCGGTTTCACTTCTTCACCGACGCGGTATTACCTTTCCTTTAGAAAATAACCTCCATTCACTTTATAAATTAGTTTGTACATGTTTGTTTGCCATTATAGACCCAATTAATGATTCCCTGGTGAAcagtttcttttcaatttcatttcctTTACCTGCTTATGTACCCATAAGTTATagattggctacattactcgtagactatctgctgatagtcttcagttgtgaatagccaatgaaaatcgttctcctatttattctgaccaatcacgaagctttaaattttaaattgtgcatcacgaattttaaattgtatatcacgaagcttcaatgcacatcgcacgcagtgtttgaaaccttgaatttgaattgccgatgtaaacacaatataacacttttagCCATTTAAACgtttaatttacatttttatgcaatgagactacgagtaaatttatactaaaacaattagactactcgccctcgttttctacgagcgatagtcaactcggctgcgcctcgttgactatctgctcgtagaaaactcgggctcgtagtctaattgttaattaagcCCGGAAAGCTACATTTGGACAATCGCTTATGCTCTCACTTCTTCTTGAACTGACCCAAACACACAGGATTAAAGctactaaacaaaaaaaaacaaaaacaaacaaaaaaaaagcaaaaaaaaaaattgtttacacGTAATTGACAGAAACCATCGTTTTTGTTGAATTCTAATATACGCTACTGTCTTGTCTCCGAGCTGAGATTTGCCCAGCAGGCTTCATGTTGCACGGAGAATCGTGCTATTACGTTGCTAGTACATCTTCTGCCTCAACATGGACCAATTCACGGAGATTTTGTCAAGATTTGGGAGCAGACCTTGCAGTGATCAAATCCGAGGATGAAAACCAATTTGTTTACGACTTGCTGAGGAATACTAGTCGCGCCCACGATGGATGGATTGGATTGTATCGGAGGAAAACTGATAAGAAATTTTATTGGCTTGATGGCCGCACTGCAGAGGGAAATTTTCAGAAGTGGAACGATGGCGAACTAAGCAACGGTGCCACCGAGGATTTCGGGCGAATTCTGGGAGACAGCaatgaggaaaagaaaaaaggaaactggAATGACACTCCTCGCTCATCAACCATGACCCTTGCTATCTGCCAGTGGCCAATTTAGGCGGGAATAATTATATATACACATACTTTAAGAATGTTGTGTAAACGACCTTTTACAATCATCAGCTTCTCTAGGCACAAAGTGCaatttcgttttccgtttctgcACGTTCCGAGATGTTTAGTAAATGTGTTCATGTAATATAACACCACTATTTTCGATGTCTACTTTGTTTATATGTGCTTATTATAAACTTGACCTGTCAGTTGCCTAAACGTCGCCAACCAGCGTGAAACTCAGActagcaacagctgatctttgcctaATGTCTTTGTTTTCGCTCTTCTtataatggtattgagcgctcttcaccTTCACACCACACCACACCATAAACTTGATTCTCCATAGACgagttgatatttgcagaactgcttacagAGTAGTAAACTAGAGCGTAATAGATGTGAAGATGTGAAACAACTCAACAGTAtatttgatttctctttttGTTACTATTTAGGTTCGTGCAACACAAttggtgtgttgcactcatcagataaaatttACTTTGGCAGGCTGATTTGAAATGCGAGCGCTACCGTTACCAATAAATACGCTACTAGTTCACTCATGTTGTACGAGGCtgcatgtttcaaaatcctCCAAGTGACCTTAAACTTtgtgaagttttctttcaaacatcaGATGGATTTACTTAGCTGGGTGTTGTGccttttatttgcattagaagTGGACGATTTGTGATTTACCTGATGCAAGAGGATGCCTGcagctggaagactcaggacggcagaataaCGAAAAAATGTCGGGCGAGGCTGTGCATTCACAAAGttacgcgacatttttttcgtcattctgccgtcctgaatcctccagccgtcctgttgtgtaacgttgcaatttttttatttatagtacattcaacagaattacgaactgtaagagaatgatgtaatttttcaatttacatgatagcatagtcatcaaattCCCCCAAGAATTGTAAACAAATCTtcatttggtaaaaataaagccattaaaatttgaatttgccgcttacgcgtcgtttccatggaaacttaatagggtACTCTTACGGAGTACgatttgggattaattgtactgctctcgaccaatcaaaattgagttattttgttgagtgtactatCAGTAAATAATCAATCGTAAAGTGTTTCAATGACCACGTCTTCTTAGTATTTGATGATAATTTACCTGTGCTTATGTATTCCAAATTGAATTCGAAATCATGCGATTATctttacaaattttcaaaaacagaTACTTCGCTCAGTAGGCCAcggaacagaaagaaaaaaaaagcctttgaattaatattttcgCGACGTCCGAAgcacaaaattgaaaaatattatCGCAACCTCTTTTAAGATCTAACTCAGTTTAGCCTGCTGAAGTTCCTGTACGTAGAGTTCGAGACGGGAGCAAATTCCTTTTTAGTTTAACAGACgggaataaaaaacaaaaacaaaaaaaaaacaacaacaacaacaacaaaacattaATCAAAAGACCAGATTCTGTTGATTTCGCTCCATATGTGAAAGTTTTCTGACATTACTTAAAGAAATCGCATGAAACTGCCCGTTATTTATGCCGGTAACTCTCAGCTGGAATTTGCGAGGACTGTGAAAATATGTTCAtaggatttttgttttactaagcggttgttttagtttttgattAATGGAACGAAAGGAATCGCACAAAGGGCTATAAACACAACTGAGAAACTTTCATTCTTCCAGAGTAATTCCGATTACAATGAGGTCATGATTAAATAAGTTGAATCTTGTAAAATCTATTTTCAATATTCTATgggttgaaaacaaaaacaaaacagaaataagTACACGTGTGTATTCCAATGTAAGCTTGGGAGCGATTTCATAACACCACCTAACTTATTTCAATATTGCCTTCTTCCCTTCgagaccaagaaaacaatacacttaagagccagtttcttTAAATGTCGAAAATCCCGCAACAGtttcaaaatgtcaaatttcCTCGTATTTTGCTCAATCAAACCCTTTCgtgagttattttcgaaaacataattaaaatatcccaacgcgctttatttatttattttttcaaaatcgaggaaagtttgaaaatcgccattttggactgcagcTGTCGtttaaaataaagtaaaactgtgaattttcttttcactcgtacagctaaacgcgttGATCTTTACCAATGATCTTGTAGCAAATGGTAACGACATTAATGGTCTTTTTAAGTCAGTAGTTTAATTTGGAAAAGCTcttaaattcttcattttatttactgttttagCTACCCCACTCGAAGATAATTTTGCGATCAAGAAAATTGTAACTAACTTCTAAAggatagaaagtccactggtacattaaatttcaagccgaaactacaatggtgttcaagcttacaacttgcattgtgttgtgtgaaaatatTACCAGCGGCCCATcaaaagtgtcccattgagagccggaaacgccaagtcaatttttggcgtagcaacgattttgtacaacaaataagcGTTACATAATACACTCAAAACTCAGGTcagaaatgttctgcagttcaATGAAGGACATCATGCACATTTTGACTCAAtatactttttttctgttttaggaaaaaaagacatcttacatgcgaGAATTGGTCTTAGATGAGGATCgtacggggggggggggggggggtcactgGCACGGTTCACGAACCAAAAAAATAGAGGATCACGGTTCACGGACATAAAAGATTCTTTTTcccgaatcacgaaaataagaaagtaagatactctttttaatgacctgtgcTTACATTAGAAACTATGGTAACCCACATGGGACATGCTGCAAACTAAAAAGTTGCAGCACatcaaataaagttgctgcaagtaAAAAAAAGTTGCTTCAAattgttgctgcaaattttaaATAGTTgcagcaaattttcaaaacgagttgttgcaaatttaaaaaagaatgttgctgccaATTAAGACATCAAaagagttttatatttttgagcggggagctgttatactttttgcttggcctgtgtgactgattcggacaaatttcctaaaattttTTGCAGTTTGTGCGGTGGGGAACGCCCTTGAACCGCAAAATTCTGTCATCGATGACGTCAGTAAttaacttaatttgagtcaggtctcgaataaggcggcaagttcggttgacaaggaaaaactgttaaaggagtatttccatcgggaaTACCCTTACGCAGCCATCGTTAGTTGGCTGGAaaaaacgtcatggagtacgAGTGTACgtgaggattttttttttttttttgtattttattatttttttaccattCCCGTATTTGGAGTTACAGTAAtttacgggaaaaaaaaaaaaaaaaaaaagaaaagattacagccatttcaaagaaaatacaaattaagcTAAACAAGTATCTACCTCCCAAATTCTCCCTACTtgatacacacacacacacacacaaacacagtTAGCTCAGAAACTGGTATCAATGCTATAACTATTGGACAGTTGATGAAGTGCACTATATGTTTCAACTAATCAATTCAATGAACAGGCAATGGCTATCAATGTAATTTGTAACAATCAACCACCACAGTTAGCAAAGGGTCGCTGTAGAACCACAAATAATAACGAAACAATAGCTGTAGCCAAAGAACAGAAGAGGAAAGGTTATTTGAAAGGATACATGGCAACAAGGAGAACAAATAATGAGTTCAGAAATAAGCAAAACAGAGCTCTGCAAGCAAACAGAtcagaaaataatgaaaaaacaagagaatCTCAAATGCGGGCACTTAATAGACGCAAAGAATCAAATTCTGCTCATATCAGAGAACTCAATAGGCAGGCATTTCACAAAAGTGAAAAGAGTAACCCTCACCATGTACAAGAAGTGAACAGGAATGCACAGAATAGAAAGAGATCCTTGTTGTCTGGGTTAAACCCAAGTGACCATGATCTGGTTCAGCCAGCTATTAAAAGACCAAGTTACACACCAGTTAATGAAATACAGGAAATTGAATGTAAAAACTCTATACAGGAGatgcaaaaaatggcaaaagtCATTGAAGCTAATTTCCAAGATAACATTAAATGTGGTCCTGAATATGTATGTACTATGGTATTGGTCATCTGTAAGAAAGTGTGAAGCAAACAAATATCCTAAATGTTCCAAAACGTTGCTTAAAGCATGTATAAATACTGCTACTAGTATAGATAATACAAAATGGATTTGCTCTACTTGTGATGGGAAGCTACTTGACTGTtctaaagcaaacaaaatgaGATTTTTGTGAAACCAAATTGTTTAAACTTGACACCTTTAGGAGAAAGATTAATTTCTCTACATATTCCATTTATGCAAATATACGTGAACTCCCCAGAGGTGGACAATTATGTATTCCTGGCAATGTTGTTAATGTACCAGCTGATGTAAATTCAACTGCAAGCACTTTACCGAGATCAATCGATGAATCACAAACTATCCCCATGAAACTGAAAGGAAGGTTGAGTTGTAAGCATC
This window of the Acropora muricata isolate sample 2 chromosome 14, ASM3666990v1, whole genome shotgun sequence genome carries:
- the LOC136899252 gene encoding C-type lectin domain family 4 member E-like; translated protein: MLHGESCYYVASTSSASTWTNSRRFCQDLGADLAVIKSEDENQFVYDLLRNTSRAHDGWIGLYRRKTDKKFYWLDGRTAEGNFQKWNDGELSNGATEDFGRILGDSNEEKKKGNWNDTPRSSTMTLAICQWPI